One genomic segment of Pandoraea sputorum includes these proteins:
- a CDS encoding GGDEF domain-containing protein: MSIPAVFISIAILSCVMSVAVLGSLYQAHVPGVRLWSVASALLAVTSALLLSGTSDIVVATSSSLLMIASLLGVQGFRQFLNTRPDYAWEYVAIAAILGLLMYWTFVSPHVDARSAMISGVIAYVRFNIGWMVLRHRPPGRPKYAYYFVSVAATLGAVVHGVRSIAYALGLVHETVFLEPTPLNVLFLGMATLTLPSLSVGMVLLAHDRLADRMERLATYDDLTGVLARRAFIARAETVAMQSEIGRTPLSVAILDIDNFKSVNDRYGHAAGDCALAHVASLISRSIRADDVVGRIGGEEFALLLPHVTKEEAGRLVDRLRDIVATSGSCIPSRDVVPTLSAGVDAFGRGDTLATVMARADAALYAAKANGRNCVVVVPDTEVRPAEGWDRRTGAGKAAAG, from the coding sequence ATGTCTATCCCGGCAGTCTTCATCAGCATCGCGATCCTCTCGTGTGTCATGAGCGTGGCGGTTCTCGGCTCGCTGTATCAGGCGCACGTGCCGGGAGTTCGCTTGTGGAGCGTGGCGAGCGCGCTGCTGGCCGTGACGTCCGCGCTGTTGCTCTCCGGCACGTCGGATATCGTCGTCGCGACGTCGAGCAGCCTGCTGATGATTGCCTCGCTTCTCGGGGTACAGGGTTTCCGTCAGTTTCTGAACACGCGCCCCGACTACGCGTGGGAATACGTGGCTATCGCTGCGATCCTCGGTCTGCTGATGTACTGGACGTTCGTGTCCCCGCACGTCGATGCCCGCAGCGCTATGATCTCGGGCGTCATCGCCTACGTCCGCTTTAACATTGGTTGGATGGTGCTGAGGCACCGTCCGCCGGGACGGCCCAAGTACGCGTATTACTTCGTGTCGGTAGCCGCAACGCTCGGCGCGGTCGTACATGGGGTTCGTTCGATTGCCTATGCGCTGGGCCTCGTCCATGAAACGGTGTTCCTTGAGCCGACACCCCTGAACGTGCTCTTCCTTGGCATGGCCACGCTCACGCTCCCGAGTCTGTCCGTCGGCATGGTGCTGCTGGCGCACGACAGGCTCGCCGACCGAATGGAGCGGCTCGCCACCTACGACGACCTGACCGGCGTGCTGGCGCGCCGCGCCTTCATTGCTCGCGCCGAAACCGTTGCCATGCAAAGCGAGATTGGGCGCACGCCGTTGTCCGTCGCCATTCTCGATATCGATAACTTCAAAAGCGTGAACGACCGGTATGGGCATGCTGCCGGGGACTGCGCGCTGGCGCATGTGGCGTCGCTGATCTCGCGATCTATCCGGGCGGACGACGTCGTCGGACGCATCGGCGGAGAAGAGTTCGCCTTGCTGCTGCCACACGTCACGAAAGAGGAAGCGGGGCGCCTCGTCGACCGGCTGCGTGACATTGTGGCAACCTCCGGCTCATGCATCCCGAGCCGGGATGTGGTGCCTACGCTCAGTGCCGGTGTGGACGCTTTCGGCCGGGGAGACACCCTGGCGACCGTGATGGCCCGAGCCGACGCGGCGCTCTATGCCGCAAAGGCAAACGGTCGGAACTGCGTCGTGGTCGTGCCGGACACCGAAGTGCGTCCGGCCGAGGGCTGGGACCGGCGCACGGGTGCGGGCAAGGCGGCCGCGGGCTGA
- a CDS encoding hydrolase produces the protein MSNPKLEVLTPQNSQLIIIDHQPQMAFGVQSMDRQALKNNVVGLAKAAKIFNIPTTITTVESESFSGYTYPEVLDVFPGAKTLERTSLNSWDDQKVRDALKANGRKKVIVAGLWTEVCNTTFALCAMLEGDYEIYMVGDASGGTSKEAHDFAMQRMVQAGAVPVTWLQVLLEWQRDWARRDTYDAVMKLVKEHAGAYGMGVDYAYTMVHKAPQRTSGTHESLAPVPAR, from the coding sequence ATGTCGAATCCCAAGCTCGAAGTCTTGACCCCTCAGAACAGCCAGCTCATCATCATCGACCACCAGCCGCAAATGGCATTCGGTGTTCAGTCGATGGACCGTCAGGCGCTGAAGAACAATGTGGTCGGTCTGGCCAAGGCCGCAAAGATCTTCAATATCCCGACGACGATCACGACCGTCGAGAGCGAATCGTTCTCCGGTTACACCTATCCGGAAGTCCTCGACGTATTCCCCGGCGCGAAGACCCTTGAGCGCACCTCGCTGAATTCGTGGGACGACCAGAAGGTGCGCGACGCGCTCAAGGCCAACGGCCGCAAGAAGGTGATCGTGGCGGGCCTGTGGACCGAAGTCTGCAATACGACCTTCGCCCTGTGCGCCATGCTCGAAGGCGACTACGAAATCTACATGGTCGGCGACGCCTCGGGCGGCACCAGCAAGGAAGCCCACGATTTCGCCATGCAGCGCATGGTGCAGGCAGGCGCGGTACCGGTTACGTGGTTGCAGGTGCTGCTCGAATGGCAGCGCGACTGGGCGCGCCGCGATACCTACGACGCCGTGATGAAGCTCGTCAAGGAACATGCAGGTGCCTACGGCATGGGCGTCGACTACGCCTATACGATGGTGCACAAGGCCCCGCAGCGCACGTCGGGCACGCACGAATCGCTGGCCCCGGTCCCGGCTCGCTGA
- a CDS encoding MFS transporter — protein sequence MSGIAPNSAGTPGLTSAMKEAMVPDAERRRALLGSAVGSTIEWYDYFLYGTMASIIFAKQFFPSTDPLVSNLLALATFALAFVIRPLGGVIFAHIGDRVGRKKTLAITLTMMGMSTVLMGLLPNYDQIGVWAPILLSVLRLMQGLALGGEWGGGVLLAVEYSPRHRRGFYGAVPQTGAVLGLALGNIITSLLSNSISDADFQSWGWRIPFVGSIVLVLIGMWIRNAVGETPSFKKIMATRTETRIPLKETLQDHWRSVLIAIGAKVVETSTFFLYATFTISYMIGHGFARSDILNIVLVCALIAFPFMLYFGHLSDKIGRKKVFLWGTVAFIVWIGPYFWLLNQKSILLASVAVGVGLSVIWTTYGSMIGTLLAEAFPPSIRYTGMSLGYQIGAALVGGPMPLIATALVAYFGGSYVPVVFFMIACALVSVVAVALVKDRSGLPLDD from the coding sequence ATGAGCGGAATAGCGCCCAACAGCGCAGGCACCCCCGGCCTGACGTCAGCAATGAAAGAAGCGATGGTGCCCGACGCCGAGCGTCGGCGCGCACTCCTCGGCAGTGCCGTGGGCAGCACCATCGAGTGGTACGACTACTTCCTCTACGGAACGATGGCGTCCATCATCTTCGCCAAGCAATTCTTCCCGAGTACCGACCCGCTGGTCAGTAACCTGCTGGCGCTGGCGACGTTCGCGCTGGCCTTCGTCATTCGTCCGCTGGGCGGCGTGATTTTCGCGCACATCGGCGATCGCGTCGGCCGCAAGAAGACGCTCGCCATCACGCTCACGATGATGGGCATGTCGACGGTACTCATGGGTTTGCTGCCCAACTACGACCAGATCGGCGTATGGGCACCGATCCTTCTCTCCGTACTGCGGCTGATGCAAGGGCTGGCGCTCGGCGGCGAATGGGGCGGCGGTGTGTTGCTCGCGGTCGAGTATTCGCCCCGCCATCGTCGCGGCTTTTACGGTGCTGTGCCGCAGACGGGTGCGGTGCTCGGGCTCGCGCTGGGCAACATCATCACGTCACTACTGAGCAACTCGATCAGCGACGCCGACTTCCAAAGCTGGGGTTGGCGTATTCCGTTCGTCGGCTCGATCGTGCTCGTGCTGATCGGCATGTGGATTCGTAACGCCGTGGGCGAGACGCCGTCGTTCAAGAAAATCATGGCCACGCGCACTGAAACGCGCATTCCGCTCAAGGAAACGCTGCAGGACCACTGGCGCTCGGTGCTGATCGCCATTGGCGCTAAGGTCGTGGAAACGTCGACGTTCTTCCTGTATGCCACGTTCACGATTTCGTACATGATCGGCCACGGCTTTGCGCGCTCGGACATTCTGAACATCGTGCTGGTTTGTGCGCTGATCGCCTTCCCTTTCATGCTCTACTTCGGGCATCTGTCGGATAAGATCGGGCGCAAGAAGGTCTTCCTGTGGGGCACGGTCGCGTTCATCGTGTGGATCGGGCCGTATTTCTGGCTGCTGAATCAGAAGTCGATTCTGCTCGCGTCAGTGGCCGTGGGCGTTGGCCTGAGCGTGATCTGGACGACCTATGGCTCGATGATCGGCACGTTGCTCGCCGAGGCGTTCCCGCCCTCAATTCGCTATACCGGGATGTCGCTCGGCTATCAGATCGGTGCTGCGCTCGTGGGTGGTCCGATGCCGCTGATCGCCACCGCGCTCGTCGCCTACTTCGGCGGCAGCTACGTGCCGGTGGTCTTCTTCATGATCGCGTGTGCGCTGGTGTCGGTCGTTGCCGTCGCGCTGGTGAAGGATCGTAGCGGGTTGCCGCTGGACGACTGA
- a CDS encoding LysR family transcriptional regulator has protein sequence MPPSLNSIISRLHVKQLRLLIAIEEHGSLLGAAKQLAMTQPGASKALHEIETTFGTALFERSNRGLEPNAVGHCVIRYARLIQSDLAHLREEMVGIMRGHGGRVSVGVIMGAVPLLTDAITAVSEAQPDMSIEIVEDTSAALLSQIDAGRLDLAICRTSVSQTPYLYDSTFVQDETLAVIANTAHPLADAAHVSLEDLAHYRWVVYRANMPMRRLLEREFHDAGLRFPAHLLETTSAFATVSLLQKNPSLVALVSIDVARFHTGHGIARTLPLTLSSLSEPYELVTRRGAPLSHGAQMLMDAIVANGAARGNKRHALLVHGIAGMRPSHGEGARRSRLL, from the coding sequence ATGCCTCCCTCGCTCAATTCGATCATCTCCCGGCTGCACGTCAAGCAACTCCGGTTGCTCATCGCCATCGAGGAACACGGTTCATTGCTAGGCGCGGCCAAGCAGCTCGCGATGACACAACCTGGCGCGAGCAAGGCGCTGCATGAGATCGAGACGACCTTCGGCACCGCCCTGTTCGAACGCTCGAACCGTGGCCTCGAACCGAACGCCGTAGGGCACTGTGTGATTCGCTACGCACGCCTGATCCAGTCGGATCTGGCGCACCTGCGCGAAGAGATGGTCGGGATCATGCGCGGACACGGCGGGCGCGTGTCGGTCGGCGTGATCATGGGGGCCGTGCCGTTGCTCACCGATGCCATCACGGCGGTCAGCGAAGCGCAGCCCGATATGTCGATTGAAATCGTGGAAGACACGAGCGCCGCCCTGCTCAGTCAGATCGACGCCGGTCGGCTCGATCTCGCCATCTGCCGCACAAGCGTCAGCCAGACCCCCTACCTCTACGACAGCACCTTCGTTCAGGACGAAACGCTCGCCGTCATCGCCAATACTGCGCACCCGCTGGCCGACGCCGCCCATGTGTCGCTGGAAGATCTCGCGCACTATCGCTGGGTCGTCTATCGGGCCAACATGCCGATGCGACGGCTGCTAGAACGGGAGTTTCATGACGCAGGCTTGCGCTTCCCCGCGCATTTACTGGAAACGACGTCCGCCTTCGCGACCGTCTCTTTGCTTCAGAAGAACCCGTCGCTGGTCGCGCTGGTGTCGATCGACGTGGCGCGCTTCCATACCGGACATGGCATCGCCCGTACGCTTCCCCTGACCCTGTCGTCGCTCAGCGAGCCATACGAACTGGTCACGCGACGCGGTGCCCCGCTGTCGCACGGCGCGCAGATGCTAATGGATGCCATCGTCGCGAACGGCGCTGCCCGGGGGAATAAGCGGCACGCCCTCCTCGTCCACGGTATTGCTGGTATGCGTCCCTCGCATGGCGAAGGGGCGCGCCGCAGCCGTCTGCTCTGA
- a CDS encoding iron-containing alcohol dehydrogenase: protein MSLINYITQIQFGFDSIRLLASECERIGIRRPLIVTDAGIRAAGLLNTVLSALGQGELVPVFDATPPNPNESVVREAVAMYRSNECDGVIALGGGSSIDLAKGVAVCATHEGPLQSFAVIEGGAARITSATAPVIAIPTTAGTGSEVGRGAILILDDGRKVGVISPYVVPRLAICDPALTLGLPAGMTAATGMDAIAHCMETFMAPAFNPPADGIALDGLWRAWRHIERATREPSDREARLNMMSASMQGALAFQKGLGCVHSLSHSLGGINPRLHHGTLNAILLPAVIAFNRTAPSMQDDAKLDRLAQAMALPSGDDVGPAIAAMTAKLGLPGGLAELGVTREQFPRIIEGALKDHSHKTNPRDASAEDYREMLEASM from the coding sequence ATGTCCCTCATCAACTACATCACCCAGATCCAGTTCGGCTTCGACTCGATCCGGCTTCTCGCGAGCGAGTGCGAACGCATCGGTATCCGCCGCCCGTTGATCGTGACGGACGCGGGCATTCGGGCCGCCGGTTTGCTCAACACGGTATTGAGCGCACTGGGGCAGGGCGAGTTGGTGCCGGTCTTCGACGCGACGCCACCGAACCCGAACGAATCGGTCGTGCGCGAGGCGGTCGCCATGTACCGGTCGAACGAATGCGACGGTGTGATTGCGCTGGGCGGCGGTTCTTCCATCGATCTGGCTAAGGGTGTTGCGGTGTGCGCAACGCACGAGGGCCCGTTGCAGAGTTTCGCTGTGATCGAAGGCGGCGCTGCGCGTATTACGTCAGCAACCGCCCCGGTGATCGCGATTCCGACAACCGCCGGTACTGGCAGCGAAGTCGGTCGTGGCGCCATCCTGATCCTCGACGACGGCCGCAAGGTTGGTGTGATCTCTCCGTACGTCGTGCCGCGTCTGGCGATCTGCGACCCCGCACTGACGCTGGGTTTGCCTGCCGGAATGACCGCCGCGACCGGCATGGACGCCATCGCGCACTGCATGGAAACGTTCATGGCCCCGGCGTTCAACCCGCCCGCCGACGGTATCGCCCTCGACGGCCTGTGGCGCGCCTGGCGGCACATCGAGCGCGCGACACGCGAGCCGTCCGATCGTGAGGCACGCCTGAACATGATGAGCGCTTCGATGCAAGGTGCGCTTGCCTTCCAGAAAGGCCTCGGCTGCGTGCACAGCCTGAGCCACTCACTGGGCGGCATCAATCCTCGCCTGCATCACGGCACGCTCAACGCTATCCTGTTGCCTGCCGTGATCGCGTTCAATCGCACGGCACCTTCGATGCAGGACGACGCAAAGCTCGACCGGCTGGCACAGGCGATGGCGCTGCCCTCGGGCGACGACGTCGGTCCGGCGATTGCCGCGATGACCGCAAAACTCGGCCTGCCGGGCGGACTTGCGGAACTGGGGGTGACTCGCGAGCAGTTCCCGCGCATCATCGAGGGTGCGCTGAAAGATCACAGCCACAAGACCAACCCGCGAGATGCCTCGGCTGAGGATTATCGCGAGATGCTGGAAGCGTCGATGTAA
- a CDS encoding NAD-dependent succinate-semialdehyde dehydrogenase — MVTSGYTDTKLLINGEWCDAASGKTLDVVNPATGNAIGKVAHAGIADLDRALDAAQRGFATWRKIPAAERAVTMRKAAVLVRERADSIARLMTQEQGKPFAEARIEVLSAAGIIEWFADEGMRVYGRVVPSRNLNAQQTVLKEPIGPVAAFTPWNFPVNQVVRKLSAALACGCSFLVKAPEETPASPAALLQAFVDAGVPAGVVGLVFGDPAEISSYLIPHPIIRKITFTGSTPVGKQLASLAGLHMKRATMELGGHAPVIVAEDADLALAIKAAGGAKFRNAGQVCISPTRFLVHNSIKDEFAKALVKHAESLKLGDGLAEGTTLGPLANARRVTAMSRVIEDARKTGATIATGGERVGTSGNFFAPTVLTDVSLEADVFNNEPFGPVAAIRGFDKLEDAIAEANRLPFGLAGYAFTQSFRNVHLLSQQLEVGMLWVNQPAAPSPEMPFGGVKDSGYGSEGGPEAMEAYLVTKAVSVMAN; from the coding sequence ATGGTTACGTCAGGTTATACAGACACCAAACTTCTGATTAACGGCGAGTGGTGCGATGCCGCCAGCGGCAAGACGCTCGACGTCGTCAACCCGGCGACGGGCAACGCCATCGGTAAAGTCGCGCATGCGGGCATCGCCGACCTCGACCGCGCACTCGACGCCGCCCAGCGTGGTTTCGCCACGTGGCGCAAGATTCCGGCCGCCGAGCGTGCCGTGACGATGCGCAAGGCTGCTGTTCTCGTGCGCGAGCGTGCCGATTCGATTGCGCGTCTTATGACGCAGGAACAGGGCAAGCCGTTTGCCGAGGCGCGTATCGAAGTGCTCTCCGCCGCAGGCATCATCGAATGGTTCGCCGACGAAGGCATGCGCGTGTATGGCCGTGTCGTGCCGTCGCGCAATCTGAATGCGCAGCAGACGGTGCTCAAGGAGCCGATCGGTCCGGTCGCCGCCTTCACGCCGTGGAACTTCCCCGTCAACCAGGTCGTTCGCAAGCTGAGCGCTGCGCTGGCCTGCGGCTGTTCGTTCCTGGTCAAGGCACCGGAAGAGACCCCGGCGTCGCCTGCCGCGTTGCTGCAAGCGTTTGTCGACGCGGGTGTGCCCGCTGGTGTGGTGGGCCTGGTCTTCGGCGATCCGGCCGAGATTTCCAGTTATCTGATTCCGCACCCGATCATCCGCAAGATCACGTTCACCGGCTCGACGCCGGTCGGCAAGCAACTGGCCTCGCTGGCCGGTCTGCACATGAAGCGCGCGACGATGGAACTGGGCGGTCATGCGCCTGTGATCGTGGCGGAAGACGCGGACCTCGCGCTGGCCATCAAGGCGGCCGGTGGTGCGAAGTTCCGTAACGCAGGGCAGGTGTGCATCTCGCCGACGCGTTTTCTCGTGCACAACAGCATCAAGGACGAGTTCGCCAAGGCGCTCGTCAAGCACGCAGAATCGCTGAAGCTGGGCGACGGTCTTGCTGAAGGCACGACGCTCGGCCCGCTCGCCAACGCACGTCGTGTCACGGCCATGAGCCGCGTGATCGAAGACGCACGCAAGACGGGTGCGACGATTGCGACGGGCGGCGAGCGCGTCGGCACGTCGGGCAACTTCTTCGCACCGACGGTGCTGACCGACGTGTCACTCGAAGCCGATGTGTTCAACAACGAGCCGTTCGGCCCGGTGGCGGCCATCCGTGGCTTCGATAAGCTCGAAGATGCGATTGCAGAGGCGAACCGCCTGCCGTTCGGGCTGGCCGGTTACGCGTTCACGCAATCGTTCCGCAACGTGCATCTGCTTTCGCAACAGTTGGAAGTGGGCATGCTGTGGGTCAACCAGCCCGCTGCACCTTCTCCCGAAATGCCGTTCGGCGGCGTGAAGGATTCGGGCTACGGGTCGGAAGGCGGACCGGAAGCGATGGAAGCCTATCTCGTGACGAAGGCTGTCTCGGTCATGGCGAACTGA
- the phnF gene encoding phosphonate metabolism transcriptional regulator PhnF, translating to MTASGNAVLSANAGNGERVERGAGVAVWRQIEQILAREIAADGFGDEGRLPSEGELAKRFDVNRHTVRRAVLGLAANGLVSIEQGRGTFVQRGAIDYLIGRRTRFTENLRQQHHAAEGQMLSAVRLQADAAVAKELELRVRAPVWRIESLHAADGVPLTYACNWYPAARFPDLPSLLEEDSSITHALASMGVPDYLRKWSRIGSVLPDTEIAWRLGVNRQQPVLWVENVDVDLDGVPIKYGITHFAADRVQLMVDTSN from the coding sequence ATGACAGCGAGCGGGAATGCAGTATTGAGTGCAAATGCAGGCAATGGGGAGCGCGTGGAGCGCGGCGCAGGCGTGGCCGTCTGGCGTCAGATCGAGCAGATTCTCGCCAGGGAGATTGCCGCCGACGGCTTCGGTGACGAAGGCCGCCTGCCGAGCGAAGGGGAACTCGCGAAGCGCTTCGACGTGAACCGTCACACGGTGCGCCGCGCGGTGCTCGGGCTGGCCGCGAACGGTCTGGTGAGCATCGAACAGGGACGCGGCACCTTCGTGCAGCGCGGCGCTATCGACTACCTGATCGGACGGCGCACACGCTTCACGGAGAACCTGCGTCAGCAACACCACGCGGCCGAGGGACAGATGCTCTCAGCGGTGCGTCTTCAGGCCGATGCGGCCGTCGCCAAGGAATTGGAATTGCGTGTGCGCGCCCCGGTATGGCGCATCGAGTCGCTGCATGCGGCCGACGGCGTGCCGCTGACCTACGCGTGCAACTGGTACCCTGCCGCGCGCTTCCCGGATCTGCCGAGCCTGCTCGAAGAAGACAGCAGCATCACGCACGCGCTCGCCTCGATGGGTGTGCCTGACTATCTGCGCAAGTGGAGTCGTATCGGCAGCGTGCTGCCGGACACCGAGATCGCGTGGCGGCTCGGCGTGAATCGCCAGCAACCGGTGCTTTGGGTCGAGAATGTCGACGTCGATCTCGACGGCGTGCCGATCAAATACGGCATCACGCACTTCGCTGCTGACCGCGTGCAACTGATGGTCGATACCTCGAATTGA
- a CDS encoding phosphate/phosphite/phosphonate ABC transporter substrate-binding protein yields MKAIKRFAALAFFAAVASGAAHAAGECPNNGVVRFGVEPYESSARMLPVYTDLAKLIGDKLGCKVELYIATSYNAEIEAMRNNKLEFAQFGPLGYVLAHQVAHAEAVATFANENGSPQNYYASIVTWPGSGVTTLADTAGKSFAYADPASTSGHLFPAYGLRKNGIDPDKGVKAIYAGSHTASFEALRNHKVVAGELNSEEISSARLHGEYDDKAYVTLWKSDPIPVDPMAVRGDLPAEFKSRLAKILSNLDLKELPEADQKFMAANATPALKTVPQNDAAYNQIRDLVSTLHIDLSKL; encoded by the coding sequence ATGAAAGCTATTAAACGCTTCGCCGCGCTCGCCTTCTTTGCTGCTGTCGCCAGCGGTGCAGCACACGCCGCAGGCGAGTGCCCGAACAATGGTGTCGTCCGCTTTGGCGTCGAGCCGTACGAATCGTCGGCGCGTATGCTGCCCGTCTACACCGATCTCGCCAAACTGATTGGCGACAAGCTCGGTTGCAAGGTCGAGTTGTACATCGCCACGAGCTACAACGCCGAGATCGAAGCGATGCGCAACAACAAGCTCGAATTCGCCCAGTTCGGCCCGCTCGGCTACGTACTCGCGCATCAGGTCGCGCATGCCGAAGCCGTCGCCACGTTCGCCAACGAAAACGGTTCGCCGCAAAACTACTACGCATCGATCGTCACGTGGCCGGGTTCGGGCGTGACGACGCTTGCCGACACGGCGGGCAAGTCCTTCGCGTACGCCGATCCGGCATCGACCTCGGGCCACCTGTTCCCGGCCTACGGTCTGCGCAAGAACGGCATCGACCCGGACAAGGGTGTGAAGGCCATCTATGCGGGCAGCCACACGGCGTCGTTCGAAGCTCTGCGCAACCACAAGGTCGTTGCTGGCGAACTGAACAGCGAAGAAATCTCCAGCGCGCGTCTGCACGGCGAATACGACGACAAGGCCTACGTCACGCTGTGGAAGTCGGACCCGATCCCGGTCGACCCGATGGCCGTTCGCGGCGATCTGCCTGCTGAGTTCAAGTCACGTCTGGCGAAGATCCTGTCGAACCTCGACCTGAAGGAACTGCCGGAAGCCGACCAGAAGTTCATGGCCGCCAACGCGACTCCGGCGCTCAAGACCGTGCCGCAGAACGACGCGGCTTACAACCAGATTCGCGATCTCGTCTCCACCCTCCATATCGATCTGTCGAAACTGTGA
- a CDS encoding phosphonate ABC transporter ATP-binding protein, translating to MSKATDGLALTPADALAAAGAAHASTPGACRRTRLAPGVKLAVQNLTMCYANGHTALRDFNLSVGAGEMVVVLGSNGSGKSTLMKCVVGINRPTQGSVNLAGRDLVKLSGEPLREARLPLALISQNANLVKRRSVIANVCCGALGRHRTLSTALGRVPRETIEPARAYLDEVGLLHLEKQRAGTLSGGQAQRVAVARALAQEPHVLLADEPVASLDPEAADEVMRLLRRLATEDGLAVVVVLHQPDLAMRYADRMVGLRRGVMEFDRPAREVSAGQISNLYVTEAS from the coding sequence TTGTCCAAAGCAACGGACGGATTGGCATTGACCCCGGCTGACGCGCTCGCGGCCGCCGGGGCCGCCCATGCCAGCACGCCGGGAGCGTGTCGCCGTACCAGACTCGCCCCCGGTGTGAAGCTCGCCGTTCAGAATCTGACGATGTGCTACGCGAACGGTCATACCGCGTTGCGTGATTTCAATCTGTCGGTCGGGGCCGGCGAAATGGTCGTGGTGCTCGGCAGCAATGGCTCCGGCAAATCAACGCTCATGAAGTGCGTGGTCGGGATCAACCGGCCGACGCAGGGCAGTGTGAATCTGGCCGGACGCGATCTGGTCAAGTTGTCCGGCGAGCCGCTGCGCGAAGCACGTCTGCCGCTTGCACTGATCTCGCAGAACGCCAATCTGGTCAAGCGTCGCAGCGTGATCGCCAATGTGTGCTGTGGTGCACTCGGCCGTCACCGCACCCTCTCGACCGCGCTCGGACGCGTACCGCGCGAGACCATCGAACCGGCGCGCGCGTATCTCGATGAAGTCGGCCTGTTGCATCTCGAAAAACAACGTGCGGGCACGCTGTCTGGGGGTCAGGCGCAACGTGTCGCCGTCGCCCGTGCCCTCGCGCAGGAGCCGCACGTGTTGCTGGCCGACGAACCCGTCGCGAGTCTCGATCCCGAGGCAGCGGACGAAGTCATGCGCCTGCTGCGTCGTCTTGCGACCGAGGACGGACTGGCCGTCGTGGTGGTGCTCCACCAGCCGGATCTCGCCATGCGTTACGCCGATCGCATGGTCGGACTGCGTCGCGGCGTGATGGAATTCGATCGGCCAGCGCGCGAAGTCTCTGCAGGTCAAATCTCCAATCTTTATGTCACCGAGGCTTCATGA
- the phnE gene encoding phosphonate ABC transporter, permease protein PhnE, translated as MSTVLEMRGGRGPGEMPAGMRSALMLIGAVIGIALFVQAWIVVQARPQDLITGAHGMADIISRAMPPDFAQFIPNLRPVLETIDLAIFGTVFGIVLAFPLAILAAKNVTPGLPLYYGARAVIGVTRAVPDLVWALLFVTAVGLGPFPGALALAVHSVGMLGRLFAEVIEDMDMGPVEALTLTGAGRIAVLTHAVIPGVLPSLLGIGLFRFDENLRSSLVLGFVGAGGIGFQLLTAMNLFDYQTVSYLLIVTFVLVACAERASAYLRSLVH; from the coding sequence ATGAGTACAGTGCTTGAAATGCGGGGTGGTCGTGGCCCGGGAGAGATGCCTGCGGGCATGCGCAGCGCGCTGATGTTGATCGGTGCGGTGATCGGCATCGCGTTGTTCGTGCAGGCGTGGATCGTCGTGCAGGCGCGTCCGCAGGATCTGATCACCGGCGCACACGGTATGGCCGACATCATCTCGCGCGCCATGCCGCCGGATTTTGCCCAGTTCATTCCGAACTTACGCCCGGTGCTCGAAACGATCGACCTGGCGATCTTCGGCACAGTGTTCGGCATTGTGCTGGCGTTCCCGCTGGCGATTCTCGCGGCAAAGAACGTCACGCCGGGCTTGCCGCTCTACTACGGTGCACGTGCGGTGATCGGTGTGACGCGCGCGGTACCCGATCTGGTCTGGGCGTTGCTGTTTGTGACGGCGGTCGGTCTCGGGCCGTTCCCCGGCGCACTGGCGCTCGCCGTGCACTCGGTCGGCATGCTCGGACGTCTGTTCGCCGAAGTCATCGAAGACATGGACATGGGGCCTGTGGAAGCCCTGACACTTACCGGAGCAGGACGCATCGCCGTGCTCACCCATGCGGTCATCCCCGGCGTATTACCTTCGTTGCTGGGCATCGGGTTGTTCCGTTTCGACGAGAACCTGCGGTCGTCGCTGGTACTCGGCTTCGTGGGGGCGGGCGGCATCGGTTTCCAGTTGCTCACGGCGATGAACCTGTTCGACTACCAGACGGTGTCGTATCTGCTGATCGTCACGTTCGTGTTGGTGGCTTGTGCGGAGCGCGCTTCGGCGTACCTGCGCAGTCTCGTGCATTGA